The sequence below is a genomic window from Streptomyces sp. B21-105.
CTGCTGGCGGTTTTGGGCGGGTAGACCCATGGGATGCATGAGGGGATTCGACCCGATCTGATGATGCGCCAGATGATCTCGGGACATGGCAACGGGGCTCCCGGTAGGACAGGAGATCGACCAAGATCCGACTGTCTGCAAGGGAGCCCCGTTGGGCGCTCAGTCTGCCATCGCTGCTGCCTCAATCGTCATGTCGACGCCCCGGCCAGTGTCCCCTCGAAGTCCCCGAAGACGGTTGGAGCCGCAGTTCGGCGACCGGATCCGACTCGGCGTACTCACTGAGGAGATCACCCCCGAAGTGGTCGACGAGGTACTGGAGTTGACCGGAAGGGCCGAGCGCCGCCGCAGGCTCCTGCCGGCCCGCGCGGTGGTCTACTTCGTCCTGGCTCTCTGCCTGTTCAGCAGCTCCGACAGCACCGGGCCGCCGGGATACCGGGTGGTCCTGCGGACCCTGACCGAGAAACTGCGGCACCTGCCGGGCGGCCTCGTCCAGCGCCTGCCCACCAGTTCGGCCCTCACCAGAGCCCGCCAGCGCCTGGGCGACAAGCCGTTCCAGGCGCTCTTCGAACGCCGGTGCGGCGCCCAGGCGACACCCGCGACCCCAGGAGCGTTCGCCTTCGGCCTGCGGCTGGTCGCCTGGGACGGCACCGCGCTGGACGTACCGGACACCGCCGGGAACGCTGCCGCGTTCGGATTCACCGGCCGCGACGGCACCAACAAGAGCGGAAACCCGCAGGTCAGACTGATGTCTCTGATCGAGTGCGGCACCCACGCCATCATCGACGCGGCCTTCGACTCGATCGCCAGATTCAGCGAGCACAAGCTCGCCCGACGCCTGCTTGCCTCCCTGCGGCCGGGCATGCTGCTGCTGGCCGACCGCAACTTCGCCGGCCACGAGTTGTGGGGCCTGGTCGAGGCGACCGGCTGCCACCTCGCATGGCGGATCAAGAAGAACCTCGTCCTGCCACCGCTGTGGGTGCTGCCCGACGGCTCGTACGTGTCCGTCATGCCCACCCCCGCCGAGGGCCAGCGCCTGGGCAACGCCCGCTTCCACGGCCGCACCCCGACAGGGCTGCCTCAAGGACACCTCGTGCGCATCATCGACTACACCGTCACCGTCCGGTCCCAGGACAGGCCGGCCCTAACCGAGAAGTTCCGCCTGGCGACCAGCCTGCTCGACCACCGGCAGGCGCCCGCACGGCAGTTGGCCCAGCTCTACCACCAGCGCTGGGAGATCGAGAACGGCTTCGCGGAACTCAAAAACCGGCTACGAGGCGCCGGCTTCATCCTGCGCTCCAAGACCCCCGAGCTCATCTGCCAGGAGGTCTACGCACTCCTCACCGTCTACCAGGCACTGTCCGCGCTCAAAGTCCACGCAGCCGAACAGGGCGAGGTCGATCCCGACCGGATCTCCTTCACCACGATGGTGCAGCTCGCCCGGCTCACAACCGCCGGACAGACCGCAGCGAACCCGCAGATCCTGTGCACCGCCCGACTCGAAGTCGTCCAGGAACTCCTCAACGACCTCCTTCCCCCACGCCGCGACCGCCGCTGCCAACGACTGAAGAAACCACCGAGGAACACCTTCGAAGCCAAACGCCGGGACGAGCCCCGCCCTCCCAGCCGCGTCAGCTACTCACTCAAAGTCACGGGGAACCCAGGACACCTATCCTCACCTGCGGAAACACCCTAAATCACCGGCATTGCTCTGACCAGCAAGAATGAGGATTGTCGAGGTCCTTGTTCCTGCCACCGCCGGAGGCACTTCCCAGGTGAAGCACT
It includes:
- a CDS encoding IS4 family transposase, which gives rise to MEPQFGDRIRLGVLTEEITPEVVDEVLELTGRAERRRRLLPARAVVYFVLALCLFSSSDSTGPPGYRVVLRTLTEKLRHLPGGLVQRLPTSSALTRARQRLGDKPFQALFERRCGAQATPATPGAFAFGLRLVAWDGTALDVPDTAGNAAAFGFTGRDGTNKSGNPQVRLMSLIECGTHAIIDAAFDSIARFSEHKLARRLLASLRPGMLLLADRNFAGHELWGLVEATGCHLAWRIKKNLVLPPLWVLPDGSYVSVMPTPAEGQRLGNARFHGRTPTGLPQGHLVRIIDYTVTVRSQDRPALTEKFRLATSLLDHRQAPARQLAQLYHQRWEIENGFAELKNRLRGAGFILRSKTPELICQEVYALLTVYQALSALKVHAAEQGEVDPDRISFTTMVQLARLTTAGQTAANPQILCTARLEVVQELLNDLLPPRRDRRCQRLKKPPRNTFEAKRRDEPRPPSRVSYSLKVTGNPGHLSSPAETP